The proteins below come from a single Mustela erminea isolate mMusErm1 chromosome 14, mMusErm1.Pri, whole genome shotgun sequence genomic window:
- the LOC116572764 gene encoding LOW QUALITY PROTEIN: olfactory receptor 6C74-like (The sequence of the model RefSeq protein was modified relative to this genomic sequence to represent the inferred CDS: inserted 2 bases in 1 codon): MLTEMENRTSVQEFTLEGFPAIQHLEKVLFLVHLLAYLASTAGNAIIVTITCANSRLHTPMYLFLSIFSFVECGVVSAAIPKLLVIFLLGRQTISFPACFIQAFFFLFLGAEXSLLIAVMSLDRYVAICKPLHYPTIMNPKICFLLVTACFALAFPLITGLLVKVSLLSFCGPHVIPHFFCELGPLIHLSCSDTRSVEMLALILALFIIFTSIIITIIAYSNIVITIMQLPSAKEKKKAFSTCSSHLIVLSLMYGSCVSIYVKPKQTNTLDSNREAAIVNTVVTPLLNPVIYTLRNKQVHQALRETICRMKTSR; this comes from the exons ATGCTCACAGAAATGGAGAATAGAACATCTGTCCAAGAATTCACCTTGGAGGGGTTTCCTGCCATCCAACACCTGGAAAAGGTCCTCTTCCTGGTGCACCTGCTGGCATACCTGGCATCCACTGCAGGTAATGCTATCATAGTCACCATCACCTGTGCCAACTCCCGGCTCCACACACCTATGTACTTATTCCTCAGCATTTTCTCCTTTGTGGAGTGTGGTGTCGTAAGTGCTGCTATTCCTAAGTTGCTGGTCATCTTTCTCTTAGGCAGGCAAACCATTTCCTTTCCTGCCTGTTTCATacaagcttttttctttttatttctgggaGCAGA ATCACTCCTCATAGCAGTGATGTCTCTGGATCggtatgtggccatctgcaagcctcTGCATTACCCGACCATCATGAACCCAAAGATTTGCTTCCTCCTGGTCACTGCCTGCTTCGCTTTGGCCTTCCCTCTCATCACTGGTCTGTTAGTAAAAGTCTCCCTGTTATCCTTCTGTGGCCCCCATGTCATCCCCCACTTTTTCTGTGAACTTGGCCCCTTGATTCATCTCTCCTGTTCTGACACCAGGTCTGTTGAAATGTTGGCCTTAATTCTtgctttgtttattattttcacaTCCATTATCATAACTATCATTGCATACAGCAACATAGTAATCACAATCATGCAACTTCCCTCagccaaggagaaaaagaaagctttctCCACTTGCTCCTCTCACCTCATAGTCCTCTCTCTGATGTATGGCAGCTGTGTGTCTATATATGtgaaaccaaagcaaacaaacacactGGACTCGAACAGGGAGGCTGCCATTGTGAACACGGTGGTGACCCCACTGCTGAACCCTGTCATCTACACTCTGCGGAACAAGCAGGTCCACCAGGCTCTGAGGGAAACAATTTGCAGAATGAaaacatcaagataa